In Paenibacillus hexagrammi, the following are encoded in one genomic region:
- a CDS encoding ABC transporter ATP-binding protein codes for MLRRFFSYYKPYKGLFILDFTCAVVAGVLELGFPLAVNQVVDKLLPAGNWQWILWACAGLLAVYALNSVLNFVVTYWGHKLGINIETDMRKKMFEHLQKLSFRFYDNNKTGQLMSRISNDLLEIGEVAHHGPEDLFIAVMTLIGALVLMLTINVKLALLTFVVAPLLLWIAMHFNRKMTVTFRRMMGDLADFNARVEDNIGGIRVVQAFANETYEKQLFAENNGRFRLTKLMAYKIMAWNISLSYILMRFVTVFVLVCGTFFVIRGEITNGEFIAFVLLTNVFLAPIQKINSVIESYPKGIAGFKRYIEIIDTEPEVADASDAIEIDHLRGDIRYDAVTFGYGEEAQVLQQIDLTIRAGETVAFVGPSGAGKTTLCSLLPRFYDVTGGRVTIDGMDIRQIQLSSLRRQIGIVQQDVFLFAGTIRENIAYGKLGASEAEIWEAARRARLEEFIRSQPEGLETVIGERGVKLSGGQKQRLAIARMFLKNPPILILDEATSALDTETEAAIQASLAELSEGRTTLVIAHRLATIKNADRIIVVTEQGIAEQGGHEELLAVGGVYSRLHQAQFRS; via the coding sequence GTGCTTCGTCGTTTTTTTAGTTATTACAAGCCTTATAAAGGGTTATTTATTCTCGATTTTACCTGCGCCGTCGTTGCGGGGGTATTGGAGCTCGGTTTTCCGCTGGCGGTTAACCAGGTTGTCGACAAACTGCTGCCTGCAGGAAACTGGCAGTGGATTTTGTGGGCGTGTGCGGGCTTGCTTGCCGTGTATGCGCTAAACTCCGTGCTGAACTTCGTGGTCACGTACTGGGGACATAAGCTGGGCATCAACATCGAAACAGATATGCGCAAAAAGATGTTCGAGCATCTGCAGAAGCTGTCCTTCCGTTTTTACGACAATAACAAGACGGGGCAGCTGATGTCGAGGATTTCCAATGATTTGCTGGAGATCGGCGAGGTAGCTCACCATGGTCCGGAGGATTTGTTTATCGCGGTCATGACCTTGATCGGAGCGCTAGTGCTCATGCTGACCATTAATGTGAAGCTGGCGCTGCTTACTTTCGTGGTTGCGCCGTTGCTCCTGTGGATTGCGATGCATTTTAACCGCAAAATGACGGTCACTTTTCGCCGTATGATGGGCGATTTGGCCGATTTTAATGCGCGCGTTGAGGATAACATTGGCGGCATCCGTGTTGTGCAGGCCTTTGCCAATGAAACGTATGAAAAGCAACTGTTTGCGGAAAATAACGGCCGGTTTCGGCTTACCAAGCTGATGGCTTACAAAATCATGGCCTGGAACATTTCGCTCAGTTACATATTGATGCGCTTTGTGACCGTCTTCGTACTGGTCTGCGGTACGTTCTTCGTCATTCGAGGCGAGATTACGAACGGGGAGTTCATTGCGTTTGTCTTGCTAACCAACGTGTTCCTTGCGCCTATCCAGAAAATCAACTCGGTTATTGAAAGCTACCCGAAAGGGATTGCCGGCTTTAAACGCTATATCGAGATTATCGATACGGAGCCTGAGGTCGCTGATGCCTCGGATGCCATTGAAATTGATCATCTTCGCGGAGACATCCGCTACGATGCCGTGACCTTCGGCTATGGCGAGGAGGCGCAGGTGCTGCAGCAGATTGACCTGACGATCCGCGCCGGCGAGACCGTTGCTTTCGTCGGTCCGTCGGGAGCCGGTAAGACGACGCTATGCAGCCTGCTGCCGCGTTTCTACGACGTGACCGGTGGGCGCGTGACCATTGACGGCATGGATATCCGTCAGATTCAGCTTTCCTCGCTGCGCCGCCAGATCGGCATCGTGCAGCAGGATGTGTTCCTGTTCGCGGGTACGATCCGCGAGAACATCGCTTACGGCAAGCTCGGTGCGAGCGAAGCCGAGATCTGGGAAGCCGCGCGCCGAGCGCGGCTGGAGGAGTTCATCCGGTCCCAGCCGGAAGGCCTGGAGACCGTCATTGGCGAGCGCGGCGTCAAGCTGTCCGGAGGACAGAAGCAGCGGCTCGCCATCGCGCGGATGTTCCTGAAGAATCCGCCGATCTTGATTCTCGACGAGGCGACGTCCGCGCTCGACACGGAGACCGAAGCCGCCATTCAGGCTTCGCTGGCGGAGCTGTCCGAGGGCCGCACGACCCTCGTCATTGCGCACCGATTGGCGACGATTAAGAACGCCGATCGGATCATTGTCGTCACCGAGCAAGGCATCGCCGAGCAAGGTGGGCATGAGGAACTGCTAGCTGTGGGCGGCGTTTACAGCCGACTGCATCAGGCGCAGTTCCGTTCGTAG
- a CDS encoding RDD family protein, producing the protein MIKQEVEYVSFVKRALIYLVDMIIMFVPLLLLYRKTYFLALEYQSSFILLSKWIILFGFQISCLVLFGGTIGKLIFKIKVVNAAGNNPTLLQAAMRYSILMLSAVLALTKEIIHTELGPLHNILASYSNLINILSTLVFLITVYDGFSMLFNKERRALHDFMANTFVIKKQR; encoded by the coding sequence ATGATTAAGCAAGAAGTAGAATATGTTTCATTTGTCAAACGGGCTCTCATCTATTTGGTAGACATGATCATCATGTTTGTTCCATTGTTGCTGCTTTATCGTAAGACTTACTTTTTGGCATTGGAATATCAATCTAGCTTTATTTTACTTTCGAAATGGATCATTTTATTCGGCTTTCAAATTAGCTGCTTAGTTCTTTTCGGAGGAACCATCGGCAAATTGATTTTCAAGATTAAAGTTGTCAATGCGGCTGGAAACAATCCAACCCTTCTTCAAGCTGCAATGAGATATTCAATCTTGATGCTAAGCGCAGTACTTGCTTTAACCAAAGAAATTATACACACAGAACTGGGACCGTTACATAACATCTTGGCGTCATACTCCAATTTAATCAACATCTTATCCACTCTCGTATTTCTTATTACCGTATATGATGGGTTCTCCATGTTGTTCAACAAGGAAAGAAGGGCACTTCACGATTTTATGGCGAATACATTCGTTATCAAGAAGCAACGATGA
- a CDS encoding MFS transporter, producing MKKSFLTYIIALGIFGIINTELGVVGILPQITKNFQISVSQAGMLVSMFALIIALSGPFMTLLFSGVNRKKILAGVIAFFAISNLVSAFAPNYTVLLIFRILPAFLHPVYFSVAFAAAASSVPKEQSARAVARVFTGVTVGMVLGVPITSFVGDQFSLEAAFLFSAIINAITFIGIISWIPSMPVTEKLSYGKQLKVLVKPQLWLNIATACFILAALYSVYAYLAEYLGNVTNMNGKTISAMLILFGASGVFGNLQAAKLLSKNMIKTTIYYPLVMGVIYLLISYAGAYIIPMTIIIIVWGAVFTGGLIVSQTWLTSEASEAPEFANSLFVSFGNLGIALGTTTGGWFLSQLGIHQITYSGAVFLTLAFICIGLKIKLFDQKQDKIILVKKTTND from the coding sequence ATGAAAAAGTCATTTCTCACTTATATCATCGCGCTCGGCATATTTGGAATCATCAATACGGAACTTGGTGTTGTGGGCATTTTGCCACAGATTACGAAAAATTTCCAAATCAGCGTTTCGCAAGCAGGTATGCTTGTAAGCATGTTTGCTCTTATCATTGCTCTTTCAGGACCGTTTATGACATTACTATTTTCAGGAGTAAACCGTAAAAAAATCTTAGCAGGAGTCATTGCCTTTTTTGCAATCTCCAATCTTGTTTCGGCATTCGCCCCTAACTACACTGTTCTATTAATTTTTCGAATTCTACCTGCTTTTCTTCATCCCGTTTATTTCTCGGTTGCATTTGCGGCTGCAGCAAGTTCTGTCCCAAAAGAGCAAAGCGCAAGAGCGGTGGCCAGAGTTTTTACAGGAGTAACTGTAGGGATGGTTTTAGGGGTTCCAATCACATCATTTGTTGGGGATCAGTTTTCTCTTGAAGCTGCATTTCTCTTTTCCGCAATTATTAATGCTATCACATTTATCGGAATTATAAGTTGGATTCCATCCATGCCAGTAACAGAAAAACTATCCTACGGGAAACAATTGAAGGTTTTGGTAAAACCTCAATTATGGCTTAACATTGCAACCGCTTGTTTTATTCTTGCAGCATTGTACTCCGTATATGCCTATTTGGCTGAATATCTTGGGAACGTGACGAACATGAATGGTAAAACGATAAGTGCCATGTTAATTCTATTTGGAGCGAGCGGTGTGTTCGGTAACCTACAGGCTGCTAAGCTACTAAGTAAAAATATGATCAAAACTACCATTTATTATCCTTTGGTCATGGGAGTGATTTATTTATTGATATCTTATGCAGGGGCATATATCATTCCAATGACCATTATTATCATTGTATGGGGTGCTGTTTTTACCGGCGGTCTCATTGTAAGCCAAACTTGGTTAACCTCTGAGGCATCAGAAGCACCTGAGTTTGCCAACAGCTTGTTTGTTTCCTTTGGAAATTTGGGAATCGCATTAGGTACCACCACGGGTGGTTGGTTTTTATCCCAGTTGGGGATACATCAGATTACATATAGCGGTGCTGTTTTTCTAACGCTTGCTTTCATCTGTATTGGACTAAAAATAAAGCTTTTTGATCAAAAACAGGATAAGATTATACTAGTGAAGAAAACCACAAACGATTGA